One window of the Sphaerochaeta associata genome contains the following:
- a CDS encoding LacI family DNA-binding transcriptional regulator, with protein MMKLDDIAALAKVSKTTASRALADSPLVKEETKALIREIAKAHNYKPNTLASAFARKKSGIIGFCLLNKDHPSFGHPFFGPVLDGALEQARKDNYHIILAANKGSDYVFEEPFMQDCIEGVVLSSFAPAKAVQEFKKRGIPQVLINDVLNTENNTFIMDDNYGGAYQLMQHLMKDKGHFRIGFLTDRLSHTSYLLRYFAYIDAHRDAGLPVYSNDKLPLFDLEGGFSLSSDYYLKKYGYDDIPRIGSPMVVVGVKSAAGYEAVKQLIATGDLPSAIFAVSDSLAIGAIHALQDAGLRVPEDVAVVGYDDIISSTAVRPALTTVRVNRKEIGRTAIQELEKLIENPEQETKIIYIKNNLIVRKSS; from the coding sequence ATGATGAAGTTGGACGACATCGCAGCCCTTGCAAAAGTCTCCAAGACAACCGCTTCACGCGCACTTGCCGACTCCCCCCTCGTCAAAGAAGAAACCAAGGCATTAATCCGAGAGATCGCAAAAGCACACAACTACAAGCCCAACACATTGGCCAGTGCATTTGCCAGGAAAAAGTCAGGAATCATCGGTTTCTGTCTCTTGAACAAGGATCATCCTTCCTTCGGCCACCCCTTCTTCGGACCGGTACTCGATGGCGCGCTCGAACAGGCAAGAAAAGACAATTACCACATCATCCTCGCCGCCAATAAAGGAAGTGATTATGTGTTTGAGGAACCTTTCATGCAGGATTGCATAGAAGGAGTCGTTCTATCTTCCTTCGCACCGGCCAAGGCAGTGCAAGAGTTTAAAAAACGCGGTATACCCCAGGTGCTCATCAACGATGTCCTCAATACAGAGAACAACACGTTTATCATGGATGACAACTACGGTGGGGCATATCAATTGATGCAGCATCTCATGAAAGACAAGGGCCATTTTCGAATAGGATTCCTTACCGACCGCCTGAGTCACACCAGTTATCTTCTCCGATACTTTGCATATATTGATGCACACAGGGATGCAGGCCTGCCAGTATATTCCAACGACAAGCTCCCCCTTTTCGACCTTGAAGGAGGTTTCTCGCTCAGCAGTGATTACTACCTGAAAAAGTATGGGTATGACGACATCCCCCGAATAGGATCTCCCATGGTGGTCGTCGGGGTCAAATCGGCGGCAGGGTATGAGGCGGTAAAACAGTTGATTGCAACAGGTGACCTGCCATCGGCAATCTTTGCTGTTTCGGATTCTCTTGCCATCGGAGCCATCCATGCGCTGCAGGACGCAGGTCTTCGCGTACCCGAGGATGTCGCCGTCGTCGGCTACGATGACATCATCAGTTCGACCGCCGTGAGGCCGGCCCTGACGACTGTTCGGGTCAACCGAAAGGAAATCGGACGAACAGCGATACAAGAACTTGAGAAGCTCATCGAGAACCCCGAGCAGGAAACGAAAATCATCTATATCAAGAACAATCTCATTGTCCGGAAAAGCTCCTGA
- a CDS encoding ABC transporter permease produces MKTKGDVKKNLIVLAMLAPALLITIGIVIYPIVNTVINSFLDASGKPTLAHYIYLFTDELAMAHIVYTLWVASLTVVISMVFAYLLALYLRFSDTRISKTIGTLYLLPRFIPNLVTIYAVMTIVRDSGLINRIFMEFGVNFKPGLLFNSKGVIMMNVIFNIPFATMIIVAALSGISESIVESARDVGAGRFRVFFQMVLPLSFKDVMIAMVFIFMSNISSFTTPYLIGRNHPLLLGVYLRKTFANREYNLAAAISVVIFLFSSISAFVYLYTNLKEKDWEARAPQ; encoded by the coding sequence ATGAAAACCAAGGGTGACGTTAAGAAGAATCTGATAGTACTGGCAATGTTGGCTCCGGCATTGCTGATTACCATCGGGATAGTCATTTATCCAATAGTCAACACAGTCATCAACAGCTTTCTTGATGCATCAGGCAAGCCGACGCTTGCCCACTACATCTATTTGTTCACCGACGAGTTGGCGATGGCCCATATCGTATACACGCTCTGGGTAGCCTCACTTACAGTCGTTATATCCATGGTTTTCGCCTATCTGTTGGCATTGTATCTTAGATTCTCGGATACCAGGATCAGCAAGACCATAGGTACGTTGTACCTGCTGCCGCGGTTCATTCCCAACTTGGTAACCATCTATGCGGTGATGACCATCGTACGGGACTCGGGTTTGATCAACAGAATATTCATGGAATTCGGTGTGAACTTCAAACCCGGTCTCCTGTTCAATTCCAAGGGTGTGATCATGATGAATGTCATCTTCAACATCCCCTTCGCCACCATGATCATCGTTGCCGCTCTTTCCGGAATTTCAGAGTCCATTGTCGAGAGTGCCAGGGATGTCGGTGCCGGCAGGTTCAGAGTATTTTTCCAGATGGTGCTCCCGCTCTCCTTCAAGGATGTCATGATCGCCATGGTGTTCATTTTCATGAGCAACATCAGCTCTTTCACCACTCCGTATTTGATCGGGCGCAACCACCCCCTGCTGTTGGGTGTATATTTGCGCAAGACCTTTGCAAACCGCGAATACAATCTTGCTGCCGCAATTTCGGTGGTGATTTTCCTCTTCAGCTCAATTTCCGCTTTTGTGTACCTTTACACCAACCTCAAGGAGAAGGATTGGGAGGCGCGGGCCCCTCAATAA
- a CDS encoding ABC transporter ATP-binding protein — MNETIKLEIQNMTKLYKNGDGVKNINLKVRQGELMTLLGPSGCGKTTILRTIGGFLECNAGAILIDGKDIADLPPEKRPTAMVFQSYNLWPHMTVFDNLAFGLKLRKVPKAEIADRILDVLNLVKMPGTEKKYPNQMSGGQQQRIAIARSLLLKPEVLLLDEPFSALDAKIRMQMREELRKIQTDLDITVVFVTHDQEEAMALSDSTVVMNKGSIEQIGSPYEVYHHPASRYVADFIGEMNFIETQAGMHTAVRPENIRVEKGGGGDLEGQVRNIMMLGHYTEMVVQTRFGIVKAFVSGSEADLFKRGEHVALYFSDSRQFSE; from the coding sequence ATGAATGAAACAATAAAGCTCGAAATACAGAACATGACAAAATTGTATAAGAATGGTGATGGTGTAAAAAATATCAATTTGAAGGTCAGGCAAGGTGAGTTGATGACTTTGCTCGGGCCGTCGGGCTGCGGAAAGACCACCATTCTCCGAACCATCGGAGGCTTTCTCGAGTGCAATGCCGGAGCCATACTCATCGATGGCAAGGATATCGCCGACCTTCCTCCTGAGAAACGGCCGACGGCAATGGTCTTCCAGAGTTACAACCTATGGCCGCATATGACGGTCTTCGACAACCTTGCATTCGGCTTGAAGTTGAGAAAGGTCCCCAAGGCGGAGATTGCCGATCGCATATTGGATGTATTGAACCTGGTCAAAATGCCTGGTACGGAGAAAAAGTATCCCAACCAGATGTCTGGAGGTCAGCAGCAACGTATTGCCATCGCGCGCTCCTTGCTTCTCAAGCCTGAGGTTCTCCTTCTGGATGAGCCGTTCTCTGCCTTGGATGCAAAAATCCGTATGCAGATGCGGGAAGAACTGAGGAAAATCCAGACTGACCTCGATATAACCGTCGTGTTTGTCACCCACGACCAGGAAGAAGCCATGGCTTTATCCGACAGCACCGTTGTCATGAACAAGGGGAGCATCGAGCAGATCGGCTCGCCTTATGAGGTGTATCACCATCCTGCGAGTCGGTATGTCGCCGATTTCATAGGCGAGATGAATTTCATTGAAACCCAGGCCGGAATGCATACTGCCGTGCGTCCAGAGAACATCAGGGTTGAGAAGGGTGGTGGCGGCGACCTGGAAGGACAGGTTCGAAACATCATGATGCTCGGTCACTACACTGAGATGGTGGTTCAGACCCGGTTCGGTATTGTGAAGGCGTTCGTGTCAGGAAGTGAAGCCGACCTTTTCAAGCGGGGTGAACATGTAGCCTTGTACTTCAGCGATTCCCGACAGTTTAGTGAATAG
- a CDS encoding helix-turn-helix domain-containing protein, which translates to MKNYYTVEQVSQMLSMHPKTIQRYIREGKLRASKIGKSWRISGHDLSLFAEDNTAEAVTLPTKERATSTSVIDIQVEGKDEAYRIITTLNAAMNAKPSEYGDASLATQFIERERTVRLMLWGGLPFMVTICNMIQLYMDGQKE; encoded by the coding sequence ATGAAAAACTATTATACCGTGGAACAAGTTTCTCAGATGCTGAGCATGCACCCCAAAACCATTCAACGATACATCCGTGAAGGAAAACTTCGTGCGAGTAAAATCGGCAAGAGCTGGCGCATCAGCGGCCATGACTTGAGCCTATTTGCTGAAGACAACACCGCCGAAGCTGTAACGCTGCCAACCAAGGAACGTGCTACAAGCACCTCGGTGATCGACATCCAGGTGGAGGGCAAGGATGAAGCATACCGAATCATCACCACGCTCAATGCTGCCATGAATGCAAAGCCATCAGAGTACGGAGACGCTTCCTTGGCAACGCAGTTCATTGAACGCGAGCGAACCGTAAGGCTGATGCTCTGGGGCGGCCTGCCCTTCATGGTGACCATCTGCAACATGATACAACTCTATATGGATGGACAGAAGGAGTGA
- a CDS encoding alpha/beta fold hydrolase encodes MQKTSVFKSQEGREKIRGYYDMILNAFPLGKRYVETTFGRTFILEAGKSDRPPMVLLHGSCSNNAAWLGDLSALSREYHAFAVDIPGEPGNSEEYRLNLQSDEYSRWLAEVLDALALKKAILVGNSLGGWLALQFTAAHPERVQALILLAAAGLVPPKQAFIEQTQKIPMDRSSAKATKDTILGDSVLPAEVLQFMMLVFEHFNPIIGALPILSDVQLAGLSMPVLFIAGISDATMDATLAAKRLKAQVPQAEVILLEGSHVITTAADKVLPFLAGIL; translated from the coding sequence ATGCAAAAAACCTCAGTGTTCAAATCACAGGAAGGTAGAGAGAAAATTCGGGGATACTACGACATGATCCTCAATGCATTCCCGTTAGGGAAAAGATATGTGGAAACAACCTTTGGCAGGACCTTTATCCTGGAAGCGGGAAAGAGCGACAGACCACCGATGGTGCTCCTGCATGGATCATGCAGCAACAACGCTGCCTGGCTTGGAGACCTTTCTGCCTTAAGCAGGGAGTATCATGCCTTTGCTGTCGATATTCCCGGAGAGCCGGGCAACAGCGAGGAGTATCGGCTGAATCTGCAATCGGATGAGTATTCCCGATGGCTGGCAGAGGTTCTGGATGCGCTTGCTCTCAAGAAAGCAATCCTTGTGGGAAACTCGCTCGGAGGATGGCTGGCACTGCAATTCACCGCTGCTCATCCTGAGCGGGTACAGGCACTCATCCTCCTGGCAGCAGCGGGCCTGGTACCTCCCAAGCAGGCGTTTATTGAACAGACACAGAAAATCCCCATGGACCGGTCCAGTGCCAAGGCGACAAAGGACACCATCCTGGGAGACAGTGTTTTGCCAGCCGAAGTTCTGCAGTTCATGATGCTGGTATTTGAACACTTCAACCCCATCATCGGTGCACTTCCAATACTCTCGGATGTACAACTGGCCGGACTCTCCATGCCCGTTCTCTTTATAGCCGGCATAAGCGATGCAACCATGGACGCAACACTTGCAGCAAAAAGGTTGAAAGCACAAGTCCCCCAAGCTGAAGTGATTCTCCTGGAGGGCTCGCATGTCATCACTACTGCTGCAGACAAAGTGCTCCCGTTCCTGGCAGGGATATTGTAG
- a CDS encoding glycerophosphodiester phosphodiesterase: protein MTVPMVTAHSGCEGTQRDSMESVRRAIELGADAVEVDVRMDPAGVLRISHDKRLSVSEYAAHQSLESVFALLGPTSLSINCDVKEREHLYELLGLAKRYGFDKSRLILSGSVSPEQVSYDPGIADRATLFMNIEELFKYLYLHKGPFSMGDFSRLMTDPWAFTRTYMKHFEDHVPSVVELALHLGIKVINFPYHNLGKEHFTALQAAGLSVSVWTVDDRDALDRMLSFSVSNLENVTTRQVTMVQSLLQTHQTVLSQPS, encoded by the coding sequence ATGACCGTACCCATGGTAACCGCACATTCGGGGTGTGAAGGAACACAAAGAGATTCAATGGAATCTGTACGGAGGGCCATCGAACTCGGCGCCGATGCAGTGGAAGTGGATGTTCGGATGGACCCTGCCGGGGTGCTTCGAATATCCCATGACAAGAGGCTTTCGGTATCGGAGTATGCTGCTCACCAATCGCTTGAGAGTGTTTTTGCACTGCTTGGTCCGACATCACTTTCGATCAACTGTGATGTCAAGGAGCGTGAGCATCTGTATGAGTTGCTCGGCCTTGCCAAGCGGTATGGCTTTGACAAGAGCCGTCTTATTCTTTCGGGTTCCGTTTCCCCCGAACAAGTATCCTATGACCCCGGTATTGCAGACCGGGCGACCTTGTTTATGAACATCGAGGAACTTTTCAAGTATCTGTACTTGCATAAAGGACCTTTCTCGATGGGAGACTTCAGCAGATTAATGACAGACCCATGGGCTTTCACCCGCACCTACATGAAGCATTTTGAGGATCATGTGCCATCTGTCGTCGAGCTCGCTCTTCATCTCGGGATCAAGGTGATTAACTTCCCGTATCACAATTTGGGCAAGGAGCACTTCACAGCACTCCAGGCTGCGGGTCTCTCCGTTTCCGTTTGGACCGTCGATGACCGTGATGCATTGGACCGAATGCTTTCTTTTTCTGTGTCCAATCTTGAAAACGTTACCACTCGTCAAGTAACCATGGTGCAGAGCCTGCTTCAAACCCATCAGACTGTACTTTCTCAACCGTCTTAG
- a CDS encoding extracellular solute-binding protein encodes MKKVLAILLVLGMVLAVLPAGGSREPQAASDATGKPSVTVWTDGSQNVSDLFTALIDAYNARPESTSRVNLQFILSGTGDEGFNARIAAAYQTQQKNAGIDILANNTSTLAALADIAGSEDIFLDLDYSKLKNWKHVTMKPTELQTKLVPYRGTTVVFAYDSKRLPAPPSTWAELTQWIKANPGRFAYSSSGGAYSAFVRTATYHLIADKSARLSNDPKWAEQWDPGFAWLKEIHPYLYKSGGSVVYPNKNQGSLDLLINSEVDMIPAWADQVLSNMANGTLPPTTKMTQMTDDALSGTDVSLSIASMAQNPEACYDFIDFVISPAGQKICLEVMFAVPVIESSLIESDMKGAVSELDPSNFAILSIGELGDKHTQRWEREIATLR; translated from the coding sequence ATGAAAAAGGTACTAGCAATTCTCTTGGTACTGGGCATGGTGCTGGCCGTGCTGCCGGCAGGAGGAAGCCGGGAGCCGCAGGCAGCATCCGATGCAACCGGGAAGCCTTCGGTGACAGTATGGACCGATGGCAGCCAAAACGTGTCCGATTTGTTTACGGCATTGATCGATGCATACAATGCCCGGCCAGAGTCGACATCTCGGGTCAATCTGCAGTTCATCCTTTCAGGAACCGGCGATGAAGGTTTCAATGCACGTATCGCAGCGGCTTATCAGACGCAGCAGAAGAATGCAGGAATCGACATCCTCGCCAACAATACCTCAACCCTGGCGGCACTCGCCGACATTGCAGGGAGCGAGGACATTTTCCTGGACCTGGACTACTCAAAGCTTAAGAACTGGAAGCATGTCACCATGAAGCCGACCGAGCTGCAAACCAAGCTGGTTCCCTACCGTGGAACCACCGTCGTGTTCGCCTATGATTCAAAACGGCTTCCCGCTCCTCCCTCCACGTGGGCTGAGTTGACCCAATGGATCAAGGCGAATCCCGGCAGGTTTGCGTATTCTTCCTCTGGTGGAGCCTATTCCGCATTCGTCAGGACTGCCACGTATCATTTGATTGCAGACAAGAGCGCACGTCTCTCCAATGATCCGAAGTGGGCCGAGCAGTGGGATCCCGGTTTTGCCTGGCTGAAGGAGATTCATCCGTACTTGTATAAATCCGGTGGTTCGGTTGTGTATCCCAACAAGAACCAAGGTTCGTTGGATTTGCTCATCAACAGTGAAGTTGACATGATTCCCGCCTGGGCTGATCAAGTACTCAGCAACATGGCCAATGGAACCCTGCCTCCGACAACCAAGATGACCCAGATGACCGACGATGCCCTTTCGGGTACCGATGTATCGCTGAGCATCGCGTCCATGGCACAGAATCCCGAAGCGTGCTATGACTTCATCGACTTCGTCATCAGCCCTGCCGGGCAGAAGATTTGTCTGGAAGTAATGTTTGCCGTACCCGTCATCGAATCGTCCTTGATCGAATCGGATATGAAAGGGGCTGTATCGGAATTGGATCCATCCAACTTTGCAATCCTTTCAATCGGGGAGCTGGGAGACAAGCATACCCAGCGTTGGGAACGAGAGATTGCAACGCTTCGCTAA
- a CDS encoding ABC transporter permease, with protein sequence MSSLSFLSPRHISNTLGRKKFWEVILLFSFLLVFYGPLLYTLVLAFAGQYTYPDVLPRTWSLQWWQYVLKQPALVKSMLYSFQFAICSVILSLLVCLPAAYVLARYKFTGRRLIMFTFLIGNAFPKIGMYTSMGIIYYKVGLMGSFMGVLLIHMLGSMMQMIWLPAGAFRSVPVQQEEAARDVGAGPLRTFFYVTLPMAWPGIAVACMFAFIGSLGESVGTLMVGLPTYRTMMVEMYGVILDYPATAGAVFSMLLILPNLLLILVMRKYIGAETMSKGYKMG encoded by the coding sequence ATGTCTTCACTATCCTTTTTGAGCCCCCGACACATTTCCAACACCCTGGGTAGAAAGAAATTCTGGGAAGTAATTCTCTTGTTTTCATTTTTGCTGGTGTTTTACGGCCCCTTGCTATACACCCTGGTTCTTGCTTTCGCAGGGCAATACACGTATCCCGATGTGCTTCCAAGGACTTGGAGCCTTCAGTGGTGGCAGTATGTCCTCAAGCAACCGGCCTTGGTGAAATCCATGCTTTACTCGTTCCAATTTGCCATCTGTTCGGTGATTCTGTCTCTTTTGGTATGTCTGCCTGCCGCCTATGTACTGGCTCGGTACAAATTCACCGGTAGAAGATTGATCATGTTTACGTTCCTGATAGGCAATGCATTTCCCAAGATCGGCATGTATACGTCGATGGGCATCATCTATTACAAGGTGGGGCTGATGGGCTCGTTCATGGGTGTTTTGCTCATCCATATGCTTGGAAGCATGATGCAAATGATTTGGCTGCCTGCCGGAGCCTTCCGCAGCGTACCTGTGCAACAGGAGGAGGCTGCCAGGGATGTCGGTGCCGGGCCGCTTCGGACATTCTTTTATGTAACCCTGCCGATGGCCTGGCCCGGGATTGCCGTTGCCTGCATGTTTGCCTTCATCGGCTCGCTGGGTGAGAGCGTTGGAACACTGATGGTAGGACTGCCCACCTATCGAACCATGATGGTTGAAATGTATGGAGTCATTCTTGATTATCCGGCAACCGCCGGGGCGGTATTCTCCATGTTGTTGATCCTGCCGAACCTGCTCTTGATTCTTGTCATGAGAAAGTATATCGGGGCGGAGACCATGTCAAAAGGCTACAAGATGGGTTGA